The following proteins are encoded in a genomic region of Primulina huaijiensis isolate GDHJ02 chromosome 3, ASM1229523v2, whole genome shotgun sequence:
- the LOC140974140 gene encoding protein REVEILLE 1-like, translated as MKDRTVLEIDTPSGLKEKFGTWDDFAPKARKPYTITKHRERWTEEEHEKFLEALKLYGRAWRKIEEYVGTKTAVQIRSHAQKFFSKVERDSNCGDPDSAKPIEIPPPRPKRKPIHPYPRKLVCPVKMGIVIPEKPTRSSSPNPSISGNENQSPTSVLSAVGSDACAGGKPGMPNGASSSVSSAIALNSCSSSPDDKVSLELELLPQNSFLLEEAVNESNVQCLKLFGKTLLVTDQPSKPALEARNLEFFERAEGCLYSSNVMPVRFLPNNSESPHCGETENNICPGEASSLVRSQWLTLCGNVSHSTHKLHNTTPFKTTQEMPEKDEEKEGSSTGSNIVSLSVERKSKEDELQPSKQLSTNSGNPLKGFIPYKRCLGERERMETAEDGRNCRFATAYKFVKISSI; from the exons ATGAAGGACAGAACTGTTCTAGAAATAGACACACCCTCTGGTCTGAAAGAGAAATTTGGTACTTGGGATGACTTTGCTCCAAAG GCGAGGAAGCCGTATACCATCACTAAACATAGAGAAAGATGGACAGAAGAAGAGCACGAGAAGTTTCTTGAGGCTTTGAAACTTTATGGTCGAGCTTGGAGAAAAATAGAAG AGTATGTGGGCACAAAAACAGCTGTGCAAATTCGGAGTCATGCTCAGAAGTTTTTCTCCAAG GTCGAGCGTGATTCGAATTGTGGCGATCCCGATTCGGCGAAACCGATCGAAATTCCTCCCCCTAGGCCGAAAAGAAAACCGATACACCCTTATCCTCGAAAACTGGTCTGTCCAGTCAAAATGGGGATTGTGATACCTGAGAAACCAACAAGGTCTTCATCTCCGAATCCGTCCATTTCGGGGAATGAAAACCAATCTCCCACATCTGTGTTATCGGCAGTTGGCTCGGATGCATGTGCTGGGGGGAAACCCGGTATGCCGAATGGCGCTTCCTCATCGGTCTCGTCTGCCATTGCTCTTAATTCTTGTTCATCAAGTCCAGATGACAAAGTTTCTTTG GAATTGGAGCTTTTGCCCCAAAACAGTTTTCTCCTCGAAGAAgcagtaaatgaatcaaatgtGCAATGCTTGAAGCTGTTTGGTAAGACATTACTAGTCACTGACCAACCATCTAAGCCTGCCCTGGAGGCTAGAAACTTGGAATTTTTCGAAAGAGCCGAAGGGTGTTTATACTCATCCAATGTAATGCCAGTAAGGTTTCTGCCGAATAATTCGGAGTCACCACACTGCGGCGAAACAGAGAACAATATTTGCCCTGGGGAAGCCTCTTCTCTGGTTCGTTCCCAATGGTTAACACTTTGTGGAAATGTGTCACATTCGACTCACAAGTTGCATAATACAACGCCTTTCAAAACCACACAAGAGATGCCGGAGAAAGATGAAGAAAAGGAAGGGTCTTCCACCGGTTCAAATATTGTTTCACTCTCCGTGGAAAGGAAATCCAAAGAGGATGAACTACAGCCCAGCAAGCAACTCTCGACGAACTCTGGGAATCCTCTTAAGGGTTTCATACCGTATAAAAGGTGCTTGGGAGAAAGAGAACGTATGGAAACTGCTGAAGATGGGAGAAACTGCCGATTCGCCACTGCTTATAAATTCGTAAAGATCTCATCCATATGA